A region from the Lolium perenne isolate Kyuss_39 chromosome 4, Kyuss_2.0, whole genome shotgun sequence genome encodes:
- the LOC127295679 gene encoding kinesin-like protein KIN-14F, which yields MAEPAALFSLSAAAVVEDVLREHGCRLSDRDLASRRTGEAAARRNEAAGWLRRAVGAVAGRDLPEEPSEEEFRLGLRNGQILCSALNRVHPGAVQKVVTADSVDGAALSAFQYFENVRNFLVAAQDIGLPCFEASDLEQGGKSARVVNCVLALKSYGDWKQCGGTGLWKFGGNLKPSASGKSLVRKNSEPFRRCQSMSEGEQPPYEEAGFSGDAHLDHGDMSRSRPLKMLVSAVLSDKRPDEVPQLLESMLTKLVDEFENRLTTQNDLVKAALKNTTDSTKSFSKSKVLVEATTPNFSGRKMDTSDIYSKHKQTKKGTSVEVTLKQHSIVQQQSKHVEELKADLQTTKAGVEFIQMKYSEDLNLLGRHLFSLAHAASGYHKVLEENRKLYNQVQDLKGSIRVYCRIRPFLPGQVSSSTVGCIDDGNITIITPSKSGKEGRKSFSFNKVFGPSSTQDEVFLDTQPLIRSVLDGYNVCIFAYGQTGSGKTFTMSGPKNITEQTQGVNYRALGDLFTLADKRKGTFVYDIAVQMIEIYNEQVRDLLSNDGLNKRLEIRNNSQNGINVPDASLVRVASTIDVIELMNIGHKNRAVGATALNDRSSRSHSCLTVHVQGKDLTSGNIIRGCMHLVDLAGSERVDKSEVIGERLKEAQHINKSLSALGDVIASLAQKNAHVPYRNSKLTQLLQDSLGGQAKTLMFVHISPESDAVGETISTLKFAERVSTVELGAARLNKESGEVKELKEQISRLKTALSMKESGLEQNFTRHSEVVNTKTPSPVFRRQGSCDLLSSQTNFRQPMEDVGNIEARPNPALRQKKPSFDLQDLLPSNDSPSWPDSNSRLNFQMGEERETVCGDWVDKVVVNNNHSLGDWQGDNAALPDFFYQRYHSGLRDEQQRPRFCSTNTDDSDDIDVATSDSSESDALWQFNVQSMNTPVIQNGSKIKKPQTKIRDTSDTRTPIHSQIPSASRKASNGQNRSGRQPLSANDSRRLSSNGRHSGTK from the exons ATGGCGGAGCCGGCGGCGCTCTTCTCGCTCTCcgcggccgccgtggtggaggacGTGCTGCGGGAGCACGGCTGCCGCCTCAGCGACCGCGACCTCGCCTCCCGCAGGACCGGGGAAGCCG CGGCGAGGCGGAACGAGGCGGCGGGGTGGCTGCGGCGCGCGGTGGGGGCCGTCGCGGGGCGGGACCTGCCGGAGGAGCCGTCGGAGGAGGAGTTCCGCCTCGGCCTCCGCAACGGCCAGATCCTCTGCAGCGCGCTCAACAGGGTCCACCCGGGCGCCGTCCAGAAG GTGGTCACGGCGGACTCGGTCGACGGCGCGGCGCTGTCGGCGTTCCAGTACTTCGAGAACGTGCGCAACTTCCTCGTGGCGGCGCAGGACATCGGCCTGCCCTGCTTCGAGGCCTCCGATTTGGAGCAG GGAGGGAAGAGCGCCAGGGTGGTGAACTGCGTGCTGGCATTGAAGTCGTAcggggactggaagcaatgcgggGGCACCGGGCTCTGGAAATTTGGGGGGAACCTCAAACCCTCGGCTTCTGGCAAGTCCCTGGTGAGGAAGAACTCGGAGCCGTTCCGGAGGTGCCAATCGATGAGCGAGGGGGAACAACCGCCCTACGAGGAGGCTGGATTCAGTGGCGATGCCCATCTCGATCATGGTGACATG TCGAGGTCACGTCCGCTGAAAATGCTGGTCAGCGCGGTTCTCTCCGACAAGAGGCCAGATGAAGTTCCGCAG CTCTTAGAGTCCATGCTGACCAAACTCGTCGATGAATTCGAGAATCGCTTGACTACTCAAAATGACTTG GTGAAAGCGGCTCTGAAAAATACTACGGACAGCACTAAATCCTTCTCGAAATCCAAGGTTCTGGTCGAGGCCACCACTCCTAATTTTAGTGGGAGAAAG ATGGATACATCAGATATTTACTCCAAGCATAAACAAACAAAAAAGGGAACATCAGTTGAAGTGACACTGAAGCAACATTCGATTGTCCAACAGCAGTCAAAGCATGTCGAG GAACTTAAGGCTGATCTTCAAACAACAAAAGCGGGTGTGGAGTTTATACAAATGAAGTACTCTGAGGACCTCAACTTATTAG GAAGGCATCTGTTTAGCCTAGCACATGCTGCCTCAGGTTACCACAAAGTTCTTGAAGAAAACAGAAAACTGTACAACCAGGTGCAAGATCTTAAAG GTAGTATCAGGGTATATTGTAGGATACGACCCTTTTTACCTGGACAAGTCAGTTCATCCACTGTGGGCTGCATTGATGATGGGAATATTACGATTATTACTCCTTCCAAATCTGGGAAGGAAGGACGGAAGTCATTTAGCTTCAATAAGGTTTTCGGACCATCTTCAACTCAAG ATGAGGTGTTCTTAGATACTCAGCCCCTCATTCGCTCTGTTCTTGATGGGTACAATGTCTGTATCTTTGCATATGGCCAAACAGGATCAGGCAAGACATTCACAATG AGTGGGCCCAAGAACATTACTGAGCAAACCCAGGGTGTAAACTATCGGGCACTTGGTGATCTATTTACCCTTGCTGACAAAAGGAAAGGAACCTTTGTCTATGATATTGCTGTGCAAATGATCGAGATTTACAATGAACAAGTCAGGGATCTCCTCTCTAATGATGGTCTCAACAAAAG ATTAGAGATTCGGAATAATTCTCAGAATGGCATTAATGTTCCGGACGCAAGCCTTGTCCGTGTGGCATCAACAATAGACGTAATAGAACTGATGAATATTGGGCACAAGAATCGTGCTGTCGGTGCCACTGCATTAAACGACCGGAGTAGTCGTTCTCACAG TTGTTTAACTGTTCATGTTCAAGGAAAAGATTTGACATCTGGCAACATCATCCGCGGCTGCATGCATTTAGTTGATCTTGCAGGCAGCGAGCGGGTTGACAAGTCAGAGGTCATCGGAGAAAGGTTAAAAGAAGCACAGCATATTAACAAATCATTGTCAGCCTTAGGGGATGTAATTGCTTCACTTGCCCAGAAGAACGCACACGTACCTTACAGGAATAGTAAATTGACACAACTCCTCCAAGATTCTCTTG GAGGTCAGGCCAAAACATTGATGTTTGTTCATATAAGCCCGGAAAGTGATGCTGTAGGAGAAACTATAAGCACGTTGAAGTTTGCTGAGCGCGTTTCTACTGTTGAGCTTGGTGCTGCTCGACTTAATAAAGAATCCGGAGAAGTTAAAGAGCTCAAGGAGCAG ATTTCTCGACTCAAAACAGCATTATCAATGAAAGAGTCAGGATTGGAGCAAAACTTTACTCGCCACTCTGAGGTAGTAAACACGAAGACGCCTTCTCCTGTTTTTAGGCGTCAGGGCAGTTGTGATTTACTGTCTAGCCAAACTAACTTCAGGCAACCAATGGAGGATGTTGGAAACATAGAG GCTAGACCCAATCCTGCATTGAGACAAAAGAAACCAAGCTTTGATCTTCAGGATTTATTACCATCAAATGATTCACCTTCATGGCCAGATAGCAATTCAAGGTTGAATTTTCAGATGggagaagaaagggaaacagTTTGCGGGGACTGGGTAGATAAGGTTGTGGTGAACAACAATCACTCTCTTGGTGATTGGCAAGGAGACAATGCTGCTTTACCTGACTTCTTTTACCAAAGATACCATTCAGGTTTGAGAGATGAGCAGCAAAGACCTCGTTTTTGCTCGACAAATACCGATGATTCCGATGACATTGATGTTGCAACAAGTGATTCCTCAGAATCAGATGCACTATGGCAGTTCAATGTTCAAAGCATGAATACTCCGGTTATTCAAAACGGGTCAAAGATCAAGAAACCACAGACGAAGATAAGAGATACCTCGGACACAAG GACACCAATTCATTCTCAAATACCATCAGCATCGAGAAAAGCTTCAAACGGACAAAACAGATCGGGAAGGCAACCTTTAAGTGCTAACGATAGCAGAAGGCTTTCATCAAACGGTAGACACTCTGGTACGAAGTAG